The Desulfosporosinus acidiphilus SJ4 genome has a window encoding:
- a CDS encoding alpha/beta fold hydrolase has protein sequence MFPEWGVGMTIYYEEMGNRSRPSIVFIHGGGLSGWVWCRQVEHFNDYHCLVPDLPGHGKSLSQGIMNLKDCSALIAELIENRANNHKAHVIGHSLGGKVVVELLSTRPDLIDHAIIASAFVGPLFCLKLIHRPVTYKISSLMLRNKVVQYLLIKLLKLPDEYSIEHYKEDFSNLTSDSLFRLYDQLIQFSKIPRNLELANVPTLILAGEKELKAMKQSVKEIAEILPDSRGILLNKADHTYPWTRYEEFNKIIRLWIHEKTIPREFVQVIY, from the coding sequence GTGTTTCCAGAATGGGGTGTCGGGATGACAATTTATTATGAAGAGATGGGGAACAGAAGCAGGCCATCGATCGTATTTATTCATGGCGGCGGATTAAGTGGCTGGGTTTGGTGCAGGCAAGTTGAACATTTTAACGATTATCACTGCCTTGTGCCTGATTTGCCCGGACATGGGAAAAGTCTGAGTCAAGGGATAATGAATTTAAAGGATTGTTCAGCCCTTATAGCAGAACTCATTGAAAACCGCGCCAATAATCACAAAGCCCATGTCATTGGTCATTCGCTGGGAGGTAAAGTCGTTGTTGAATTATTGAGCACGAGGCCGGATTTAATTGATCATGCCATCATAGCCAGTGCATTCGTTGGACCACTATTTTGCCTTAAGCTCATCCATCGGCCGGTTACTTATAAAATCTCTTCACTAATGTTACGAAACAAAGTTGTGCAATATCTGCTCATTAAACTGTTAAAGTTACCTGACGAGTACTCTATCGAACATTATAAGGAGGATTTCTCGAACCTCACTTCAGACTCCCTTTTTAGGCTATATGACCAGCTAATTCAATTTTCTAAGATTCCCAGAAATTTGGAGCTGGCAAATGTTCCAACTTTAATACTAGCCGGAGAAAAGGAACTTAAGGCAATGAAACAGTCCGTCAAGGAAATTGCCGAAATCCTGCCCGATTCGAGAGGAATATTATTAAATAAGGCAGACCATACCTACCCATGGACTAGGTATGAAGAATTTAATAAAATCATTCGGTTATGGATTCATGAAAAAACCATCCCGCGTGAATTTGTGCAAGTTATATATTGA